In Pseudemcibacter aquimaris, the sequence TCTTTAATGAACAAGTTATGCCCGCCACAACTGCAAAATTTCAGGATGAACATGGCGCGGAAATGACCTTTGCTGATTTTAAAGGGAAAGTCATTCTTGTTAATCTTTGGGCCACATGGTGTGCGCCATGTATTAAAGAAATGCCTGATTTAAACGGACTTCAAGAATCACTTGGTGGTGATAATTTTGAAGTTGTACTTATTTCTGAAAATCAAGACGGTATCGAAAGTTCTCTTAAGTTTCTCGAGGATCATAATATCAATCACCTTAAAACCTATATTGATCCAGGTAGAAAGGTTGCAAGAACACTAAAATCAAGTGCCCTTCCAACCAGTCTTTTAATTGATGCGAATGGTAATGAAATCGGCCGGTTGGTCGGACCGGCCGAATGGAATTCAGGAGACGCAAAAGCGCTCATAAATTATTACATTACGAAGTCAAAATCTTAAGTTAAGATTTCTTGCAGCAATCGTCGCCACGAGAACAATCGACCATCAATTCAAGATGATAGCTTTTAATTTTGTAGCCGCTGGTTTTCATATGTTCATGAAATTTGCGTGATAAAACTTCGTCGCTTACTGAAGAAACCTCACCACATTTTTCACAAATCAGCATGAGCGATTCTTCTGTTTCAGCTGATGGCGTTTCTACAGCGACAAAGCTTCTTGTGCTGACAATTTTCTGCACCAAGCCTTTATTCGTTAATTCATTTAACGCACGGTAAATTGTCGCCGCTGCATTTACGCCTCTTTTACGTAACATATCAAGGAGTTCATATGCGCCCGCAGATCTGCCTAATCCTTTAAGGGCATCATAAACCATTTTTTGATTGCCGGTTAATCGATACGGATTTAAAGCCACCGCTTTTTCACGGTTTAAAATGGTTACATTACTTTTATCAATCGTTGCCATTCTATTCATTTGATTGCTTCCTGTAATCATAGACGGAATGTGCAAAATAATTTTGCAAATAACGTCCATTTATTCATCACGAACGAATCATTTTGAAATGATCGCTCTAATTTACTTAATACTGTTTGGTGATTTATGAGGAAGCAGGAGGGGCACGGGAATGCGAACGTTCCCAAAAACGATTGCCAGAAATTTTTACATTATGTTCTTTATTCAGAAAATTATCTGAAACTAAGATTTCTGCAATTTCGGTGACCGTGACAACCTTGTCATGGCCTGTTTCTACAATTTTACAGGTAACACATTCACCAGCCGCATGATCATGGGTTTGATCATGTGCCGCTGCCGCTGTCTGCGCAAACAGAAATACTGATGAAATAAGAATCAGTAAATATTTATAATACTGTCGCAAAGCTGTTCCCTGTAAAATTCTATATTTTGCATGCAAATTTTATGCAACTATGACTTTTATGTCAATAAACATGAAAAATATGCATTTATTTTGCGGATTTTCCCTATATGCCCCCTTGAATGTTACAATGTAACACACTATTTTGTGCGCAAATAATTCAAAGGGACATTATAGTAATGAATAAATTTTACCTAAAAAGCAGTATGCTTGCACTGACATTCGGCATGATTTCCACTGCCGCTACTGCACAGGAAACTAATGATCAAGAAGTACATGACCACGGTCATGATCAGGATGTGGTTTTTGTCACAGCTTCACCACATGTAAAAAGTAGATTTGACGTTTTACAAGGAAGCAGCATTTTATCAGACAAAGAACTTGATGAAAGCATCGCTGCTACAATTGGTGAAACACTTTCGAACCTACCCGGCATTTCATCCACATATTTTGGCCCAGGTTCAAGCCGCCCTGTTATCCGTGGACTTGATGGTGACAGAATTCGTGTTTTGATCAACGGCATCGGCAGCATTGATGCGTCAAGCACAAGCCCTGATCATGCCGTTGCCGGCGATCCACTTACAGCTGAACGTATCGAAGTAATTCGCGGCGCAAGTACACTTCTTTATGGTAACAATGCCGTTGGTGGTGTTGTAAATATCATTGATAACCGCATCCCGTTTTATGTGCCAGAAGATGGTATTTCAGGGAAAATTCGCCTTTCCGGTGACACCGTGAGCAATGACCGTTCCGGTGGTGGTGTATTAAATCTGGAAATTGCTGACAATCTTGTCATGCATGTAGACGGTTATTTCCGTGAAACAGATGATTTTGATATCCCGGGATACGCTGAAAGTCTCGCACTTCGTGAAATGGAAGAAGCCGAACACGAAGAACATGAAGAAGAGCACGAAGAGCTGGAAGAAGATCATGAAGAGCAATTCGGTACAGTTGAAAATTCCAATATTAGTAATAAAGGCGGAACATTTGGTCTTGGTTGGATCGGTGAAAATGCCAATTTTGGTTTCTCTGTAAACTTAAATGAAAGCGATTACGGTGTACCTGGTCATGCGCATCATGGTGAAGAGCATGAAGAGGAAGAAGAACACGAAGAAGAAGAACATGAAGAGCATGAAGAAGAAGTTGTTCGCATTAACCTTGATCAAAAACGCTTTGATTTAAAAGGTGACATCCAACAAGACTTTTTGTTCTTTGAAGAAACACGTATGCGTTTTGGATATGCTGATTACAAGCACATCGAACTTGAAGGGGACGAAATAGGCACGACATTCACCAATAAAGGTTGGGAAGGTCGTCTTGAGTTTGTTCAGAAAGATATTGATAATATTCACGGCTCAATGGGTATGCAGTTCCGTAAACGTGACTATTCTGCAATCGGTGAAGAAGCATTTGTTGCCCCGAATGATACATTCCAATGGGGCGTATTCGCTGTTGAAGAAATCGAAGTCGACAATGTAACGCTTGAGTTTGGTGGTCGCTTTGATCGACAAAAAACTGAAAATAAAGCACTAAATATCGATAGATCATTTAACAGCGTCAGCCTTTCCGGTGGCGCCGCCATTCACCCGACAGAAAATGATCTGATCGGTATCAGTCTAAGCCGTTCAGAACGCGCACCGACACCAGAAGAGCTATATTCTGACGGACCACATCTTGCAACAAGTGCATATGAACTAGGTAATCTGAACCTTGGTACAGAAAAAGCAATCAGCGCTGAATTAACACTGAAACGTGAACAAGGTCGTTTCAGCGGAAGCGTTAACCTATATCACACATGGTATCAGGACTTTATTTTTAAAGAAGAGAACGGCGACGAAATCGATGAACTTCATGTTCTTGAATATAATGCACAAGATGCAAAATTCTATGGTGCAGAAGTTGAACTAGACTATACGCTAATTTCGGCGGAAAATTATTCTGTTCACCTGTCTGCGAATGGTGATTTTGTACACGCACGATTTAATGATGATTCTGTTGTTCCAAGAATGCCTGCAGCGAGCGGCTCAATTGGTCTAGATTACATCAGTGAATATTTTGAAGCCGGAACAGACATTCGCTTTGTTGGCAGCAAAACAAAAACAGCAGAAGAAGTTCTGCCTACTGATGGCTATACAACAATCGATCTGTCAGCAACATGGCGCCCACTCGGTGATGAGCAAGACTTGAATATCAGACTTCAAGCGCTCAATATCACTAATCAAGAAAGAAGACAGCATGCTTCATATCTGAAAGACCTTCTTCCTATGCCTGGAAGAAATTTCAGACTGACATTAAATTATGGATTTTAATATCTAACTGCATTAGTATTCCTAATCTCCATTGGCGGCATTATTGCCGCCAATGTTTTGATATTTAAAGTATATTTTTAATACTTCTTTAATCAAATTATGACACCAAAGAAGGAACAAAATATAATTTAAATATATTATTCAGGGTTAGGTACGGTTTCTGCAGTTATGATGAAGGCAGTTCAAACATATGCCGTTGATGGCGAAGGTAGGGGGAAAAACCATTGCGTATGCGATATGTGCATTTCCAGACTGTCATCAATGTGCAGCGTATTAAAACCAAATGAACTGCACAAACTAAACGAAATTACCGATCATATATCTATAGACGCAAAAAACATTGTCTGCGAAGAAGGCGACAATGCCGAATTTCTTTATAATATTGTCGATGGCTGTGTTCGTATCTCAAAAATGCTTGCCGATGGCCGCAGACAAATAATTGGGTTTCTCGTTCCCGGTGATTTTTTCGGTCTTTCCAGTTCTAACGGATACGGTTATTCCGCAGAAACCATCACTGACGTGCAATTGTGCAGAATGCCAAGGGAAAAACTTTTTAAAAAATTTGCAGAATTTCCCGCACTCGGCAACAAAGTTCTGGATATGACCAAAATCGAACTTCATGGCGCGCAAAACCATATGCTATTGCTTGGCCGAAAAATGGCTAAAGAAAAACTATGTTCATTCATTCTGACCATGTCTGAAAAAACCGGTCAAATTGACAATATGCCGGAAGATCAGGTTTACTTACCAATGAGCCGTTCTGATATTGCTGATTATCTGGGATTGACCATCGAAACTGTCAGTCGCCAGTTCACAATTCTGGTGAAAGATAAGCTGATTGCACTTGAAGATAATATCCATGTCAGAATACTTGAAAAAGAGCGGCTAAGACAAATTTCTTCAGGTGAATAAATATTCATAGAAAACCCTTGACATAAGCGGCCCGAACGCTATATTTCGCCCACTTTGAAAAGTGGGATGGATTCTCACAAATTTTAAAGATGACATTCGTCATAACCAGGTCAGAAAATATGAACAAGGTTCATTACCTGCTATGGCCAGAAGAGAAAATAGGAAACAAATTATGTTTGCAGTCATCAAAACAGGCGCCAAACAATATAAAGTTGCTGTTGGCGATGTGATTAAAGTAGAGAAACTAGACGGCGAAGCCGGCGCAAAAGTTGCTCTAGAAAACGTATTAATGGTCGGCGACGACAAAGGTGTTAAAGTAGGCACACCAACTGTATCAGGTACAGTTGTTACTGCTGAAATTCTTGAGCAAGCACGTGCTGCCAAGATCATCGTATTTAAAAAGAAACGTCGTCACAACTACCGTCGTAAAGCGGGCCACAGACAAGAACAAACAGTTCTAAGAATTACCGAAATCGGTAAAGCGGCCGCGAAAAAAGTTGCACCAAAGAAAGCAGCAGCGAAAAAAGACGACGCAAAAGAAGAAAAGAAAGCGCCAGCAAAAAAAGCAGCTGCAAAGAAGCCAGCCGCTAAAAAAGCAGCGCCAAAGAAAGCAGCAGCAAAGAAGCCAGCTGCAAAGAAAACCGCAACTAAAACTAAGGAGAAATAACAATGGCACATAAGAAAGCTGGTGGTAGTTCCCGTAACGGTCGCGATTCAGCCGGTCGCCGCCTTGGTGTTAAGAAATTCGGCGGTGAAGCTGTAGTACCGGGCAATATCATTGTTCGTCAACGTGGTACAAAATTCTACCCGGGTGACAATGTTGGTATGGGTAAAGATCACACCCTTTTCGCTCTGTCAGAAGGTAAGATCAAATTTTATAAAGGTAAGCAAAAGCGTAATTTTGTATCTGTTGAATCAGACGCCTAACATAAAATTTAATCTTTAAGAGATTTGAAAAAGGAGATTGATCTTTCACTCTCCTTTTTTTACGCCTAAATTACAGGTAATTAGGCTATAGTGTATTATTAATAATAACAAACAGAGACCATCATGAAGTTTCTAGACCAATGTAAGATATATATTAAATCGGGTGCAGGCGGCGTCGGCTGCATGAGCTTCCGTCGTGAAAAGTATATCGAATTTGGCGGCCCCGATGGCGGCAACGGTGGTCGTGGTGGTCATATTATTATTGAGGCCGTTGAAGGTTTAAACACATTAATCGATTACCGTTATAAACAGCATTTCAAAGCATCCCGTGGCATGCATGGTATGGGCGGCAACCGAACAGGCGCAAAGGGCCAAGATATCATCCTACCTGTTCCGATCGGTACACAGATTTTCGATGAAAATGACGATGTCATGCTTGCCGACCTGACTGAAGCCGGACAAACCGTTCTGATGCTTGAAGGCGGAAACGGCGGACGCGGCAACACAAGTTTCAAATCATCAGTCAATCAGGCCCCACGCCAAACCACAGACGGCGGCCCTGCCGAGGAAATGTGGATTTGGATGCAATTAAAATTGATGGCGGATACCGGGCTTGTTGGCCTTCCGAACGCAGGGAAATCAACATTTCTTTCTGCTGCCAGTCGCGCAAAACCAAAAATTGCTGATTATCCATTTACCACATTAAAGCCACAGCTTGGTGTCGTATATGTTGATAAAAAAGAATTCGTTGTGGCCGATATTCCTGGCCTTATTAAAGGTGCACACGAAGGGCACGGTCTTGGTGACCGTTTCCTAGGACATGTTGAAAGATGCGCAACCATTTTGCATGTGATCGATGCAACAGGCGAAGACATCGCAAGCGCCTATACCACAATCCGTAAAGAGCTTGAGGAATATGGCGAAGGGTTAGCCGACAAAAAAGAAATCATCGCACTTAATAAAATTGATGCCCTTGATGATGAACTCGTTGAAATGCTCACTGAAGAATTACGCTCTGTTACAGATGCACCGATTATGCCGATTTCCGGTGTTACCGGTGCGGGTGTTGAACCATTATTGCGCGCACTATTACAAAATGTTGAAGAAGTTCGCGCCCAAGAAAAAATTGAACAGCAAAAAGCGCAAAGCGAACTTTCTGATGAAGAGTTTGAAGAAGAAAGCAGCTGGTCACCGGTTTAAGAATGTCTGAATTTAATCACACTAAAATAATAAATGACGTAAAGCTGGTTGTCATAAAAATCGGCTCAGCCCTTCTTGTGGATGATGAAAGTGGCAAGATCAGATCAGACTGGCTTACATCCATCGCAGAAGATGTAGCCGCACTAAAAGCCGATGGCAAGGATGTCATCCTTGTTTCATCGGGATCTATTGCACTGGGCCGTAAAATTCTTGGTCAATCCATGTCAAAAAAATTAGTGGAAAACCAGGCGGCGGCGGCCGTCGGCCAAATTGAACTGGCTGCGACATTCCGTGAAAAACTTGGGTTTCATGATATTCCGGTCGCACAAGTTTTGCTGACCTACAGTAATACAGAGGCACGCGGACAATATTTAAACGCACGCGGCACTATAAACCGGCTATTAAAAATGGGGGTGGTACCCGTTATCAATGAAAATGATACGGTTGCGACCGACGAAGTACGCTTTGGTGATAATGACCGCCTCGCCGCACGTGTTGCAAGCATGTGCGAAGCGGATTTATTGTTCCTGTTATCCGATATTGATGGTTTATACACAGAAGATCCGCGTAACAACGAAAATGCAGAATTCATCGCATCCGTAAACGAGATCACCCGCGATATTGAAAATATGGCAGGCGAACCAGTATCCACCGGATTTGGCAGTGGCGGTATGATCACCAAAATTGCGGCTGCAAATATCGCCATGACAGGTGGTTGTCACATGGTTATTTCCAATGGTACGCTTTTAAACCCGATCAATAGATATGTTGAAACAGGGCGCGGCACTTGGTTTATGGCATCAACAACACCAATGGCCGCCAAGAAAAAATGGATTGCAGGTGCGTTATCACCACATGGAACGATCATTATTGATGACGGTGCTGTTCGGGCACTTAAAAATGGTAAAAGTTTACTACCTGCTGGTGTCACAAAAATTGATGGTGATTTTGAGCGCGGAGACACTGTGACGATATTAACGGATGCGGGTATAGAGATTGCCCGCGGCTTAGTTGCTTATAAATCCGAAGATGCCCAAAAAATAGTCGGATCAAACAGCAGCGAAATTGAAAATATTCTTGGATACGGTGGACGCGAGGAACTTGTGCACCGCAGTGACATGGTTATGAGTTAAATTATTTAAAAGAAGCGAATAATGAATAGCGAAAACGATATAATTAAATTGATGCAACAAATCGGTAAGCAAGCAAAAGCTGCTGCAAGCGAACTGGCGCTTTGCAGTACCGATCAAAAAAATAATGCACTTGCCGCTGCGGCAAAATCTGTGCGTGACGCAAAAGATGACATTATCGCTGCCAATCATAAGGATATGGAAATTGCAAAGGGTCGTGGTCTTACGGG encodes:
- a CDS encoding TonB-dependent receptor, with amino-acid sequence MNKFYLKSSMLALTFGMISTAATAQETNDQEVHDHGHDQDVVFVTASPHVKSRFDVLQGSSILSDKELDESIAATIGETLSNLPGISSTYFGPGSSRPVIRGLDGDRIRVLINGIGSIDASSTSPDHAVAGDPLTAERIEVIRGASTLLYGNNAVGGVVNIIDNRIPFYVPEDGISGKIRLSGDTVSNDRSGGGVLNLEIADNLVMHVDGYFRETDDFDIPGYAESLALREMEEAEHEEHEEEHEELEEDHEEQFGTVENSNISNKGGTFGLGWIGENANFGFSVNLNESDYGVPGHAHHGEEHEEEEEHEEEEHEEHEEEVVRINLDQKRFDLKGDIQQDFLFFEETRMRFGYADYKHIELEGDEIGTTFTNKGWEGRLEFVQKDIDNIHGSMGMQFRKRDYSAIGEEAFVAPNDTFQWGVFAVEEIEVDNVTLEFGGRFDRQKTENKALNIDRSFNSVSLSGGAAIHPTENDLIGISLSRSERAPTPEELYSDGPHLATSAYELGNLNLGTEKAISAELTLKREQGRFSGSVNLYHTWYQDFIFKEENGDEIDELHVLEYNAQDAKFYGAEVELDYTLISAENYSVHLSANGDFVHARFNDDSVVPRMPAASGSIGLDYISEYFEAGTDIRFVGSKTKTAEEVLPTDGYTTIDLSATWRPLGDEQDLNIRLQALNITNQERRQHASYLKDLLPMPGRNFRLTLNYGF
- a CDS encoding cyclic nucleotide-binding domain-containing protein yields the protein MMKAVQTYAVDGEGRGKNHCVCDMCISRLSSMCSVLKPNELHKLNEITDHISIDAKNIVCEEGDNAEFLYNIVDGCVRISKMLADGRRQIIGFLVPGDFFGLSSSNGYGYSAETITDVQLCRMPREKLFKKFAEFPALGNKVLDMTKIELHGAQNHMLLLGRKMAKEKLCSFILTMSEKTGQIDNMPEDQVYLPMSRSDIADYLGLTIETVSRQFTILVKDKLIALEDNIHVRILEKERLRQISSGE
- a CDS encoding Fur family transcriptional regulator gives rise to the protein MNRMATIDKSNVTILNREKAVALNPYRLTGNQKMVYDALKGLGRSAGAYELLDMLRKRGVNAAATIYRALNELTNKGLVQKIVSTRSFVAVETPSAETEESLMLICEKCGEVSSVSDEVLSRKFHEHMKTSGYKIKSYHLELMVDCSRGDDCCKKS
- the obgE gene encoding GTPase ObgE, whose product is MKFLDQCKIYIKSGAGGVGCMSFRREKYIEFGGPDGGNGGRGGHIIIEAVEGLNTLIDYRYKQHFKASRGMHGMGGNRTGAKGQDIILPVPIGTQIFDENDDVMLADLTEAGQTVLMLEGGNGGRGNTSFKSSVNQAPRQTTDGGPAEEMWIWMQLKLMADTGLVGLPNAGKSTFLSAASRAKPKIADYPFTTLKPQLGVVYVDKKEFVVADIPGLIKGAHEGHGLGDRFLGHVERCATILHVIDATGEDIASAYTTIRKELEEYGEGLADKKEIIALNKIDALDDELVEMLTEELRSVTDAPIMPISGVTGAGVEPLLRALLQNVEEVRAQEKIEQQKAQSELSDEEFEEESSWSPV
- the proB gene encoding glutamate 5-kinase, translating into MSEFNHTKIINDVKLVVIKIGSALLVDDESGKIRSDWLTSIAEDVAALKADGKDVILVSSGSIALGRKILGQSMSKKLVENQAAAAVGQIELAATFREKLGFHDIPVAQVLLTYSNTEARGQYLNARGTINRLLKMGVVPVINENDTVATDEVRFGDNDRLAARVASMCEADLLFLLSDIDGLYTEDPRNNENAEFIASVNEITRDIENMAGEPVSTGFGSGGMITKIAAANIAMTGGCHMVISNGTLLNPINRYVETGRGTWFMASTTPMAAKKKWIAGALSPHGTIIIDDGAVRALKNGKSLLPAGVTKIDGDFERGDTVTILTDAGIEIARGLVAYKSEDAQKIVGSNSSEIENILGYGGREELVHRSDMVMS
- a CDS encoding TlpA family protein disulfide reductase; this translates as MKNKAIYILSAVALLIGAYSFYDLGNTPSASIPQGLNAGAMKRFVFNEQVMPATTAKFQDEHGAEMTFADFKGKVILVNLWATWCAPCIKEMPDLNGLQESLGGDNFEVVLISENQDGIESSLKFLEDHNINHLKTYIDPGRKVARTLKSSALPTSLLIDANGNEIGRLVGPAEWNSGDAKALINYYITKSKS
- the rplU gene encoding 50S ribosomal protein L21, with the translated sequence MFAVIKTGAKQYKVAVGDVIKVEKLDGEAGAKVALENVLMVGDDKGVKVGTPTVSGTVVTAEILEQARAAKIIVFKKKRRHNYRRKAGHRQEQTVLRITEIGKAAAKKVAPKKAAAKKDDAKEEKKAPAKKAAAKKPAAKKAAPKKAAAKKPAAKKTATKTKEK
- the rpmA gene encoding 50S ribosomal protein L27; protein product: MAHKKAGGSSRNGRDSAGRRLGVKKFGGEAVVPGNIIVRQRGTKFYPGDNVGMGKDHTLFALSEGKIKFYKGKQKRNFVSVESDA